Proteins from one Thermococcus sp. M36 genomic window:
- the minD gene encoding cell division ATPase MinD, with the protein MEGRSIVFASGKGGTGKTTTVANLGVALAQFGKEVILLDADITMANLSLVLGMEDIPITLHDVLAGEADLKDAIYEGPAGVKVIPGGLSLEKIKKAKPERLRQLIREIGQMADFVLIDAPAGLEMTSVTALLIGKELIIVTNPEISAITDSLKTKLIAEKLGTLPLGAILNRVTNEKTELTQEEIEAILEVPVLAMIPEDPEVKRASAYGVPLVIKNPTSPAAIAIKQLAAKLAGIKWQAPEPESPIKRVFRALFGGKR; encoded by the coding sequence TTGGAGGGTCGTTCGATTGTTTTTGCATCCGGAAAAGGTGGAACTGGTAAAACAACAACGGTTGCCAATCTGGGTGTTGCCCTGGCTCAGTTCGGAAAGGAGGTCATTCTCCTGGATGCCGACATAACAATGGCAAACCTCAGCCTGGTTCTTGGTATGGAGGACATCCCAATAACCCTCCACGACGTCCTGGCCGGTGAGGCAGACCTCAAGGACGCCATTTACGAAGGCCCCGCCGGGGTCAAGGTGATCCCCGGTGGATTGAGCCTTGAGAAGATCAAGAAGGCCAAGCCCGAGAGGCTCAGGCAGCTGATCAGGGAGATCGGCCAGATGGCCGACTTCGTCCTCATCGATGCTCCAGCTGGTCTTGAAATGACGTCCGTTACGGCGCTCCTCATAGGTAAGGAGCTTATAATCGTCACAAACCCTGAAATCTCGGCCATTACGGACTCACTGAAGACCAAGCTCATAGCCGAGAAGCTGGGAACTCTCCCGCTCGGTGCTATCCTCAACAGGGTCACCAACGAGAAGACCGAGCTCACGCAGGAAGAGATTGAGGCCATCCTTGAGGTTCCGGTTCTCGCAATGATACCTGAAGATCCCGAGGTCAAGCGCGCAAGTGCCTACGGTGTACCGCTCGTCATCAAAAACCCCACCAGTCCAGCGGCAATAGCCATCAAACAGCTCGCGGCCAAGCTCGCTGGCATTAAGTGGCAGGCGCCGGAGCCCGAAAGCCCGATAAAGAGGGTCTTCAGAGCACTGTTCGGAGGGAAGAGGTAA
- a CDS encoding slipin family protein, with translation MVVTTGTVVLGIVLLFVLILLASAIKIVKEYERAVIFRLGRIVGARGPGLFFIIPIFEKAVIVDLRTRVLDVPVQETITRDNVPVRVNAVVYFRVIDPIKAVTQVANYIMATSQIAQTTLRSVIGQAHLDELLSEREKLNLQLQKIIDEATDPWGIKVSTVEIKDVELPSGMQRAMARQAEAERERRARITLAEAERQAAEKLREAAEIISEHPMALQLRTLQTISDVAGDKSNVIILPLPMEMLKLFRSLAGTAEVAKLKLEKEVAEKLEREARERME, from the coding sequence ATGGTTGTGACGACAGGCACCGTGGTTTTGGGAATTGTTTTGCTGTTTGTTTTGATACTGCTTGCAAGCGCCATAAAGATAGTCAAGGAGTACGAGAGGGCAGTTATCTTCCGCCTGGGGAGGATCGTCGGTGCAAGGGGGCCGGGACTGTTCTTCATCATCCCGATATTCGAAAAGGCGGTGATAGTGGATCTTCGTACCAGGGTTCTCGACGTCCCGGTTCAGGAGACCATCACCAGGGACAACGTCCCGGTCAGGGTCAACGCCGTTGTCTATTTCAGGGTGATAGACCCGATAAAGGCAGTAACCCAGGTAGCCAACTACATCATGGCCACAAGCCAGATAGCGCAGACAACTCTCAGGAGCGTTATCGGCCAGGCACACCTTGATGAGCTGCTCAGCGAGCGTGAAAAGCTCAACCTCCAGCTCCAGAAGATCATAGATGAGGCAACCGACCCGTGGGGGATAAAGGTCAGCACAGTTGAGATCAAGGACGTTGAGCTCCCGAGCGGCATGCAGAGGGCCATGGCCAGGCAGGCAGAGGCCGAGCGTGAGAGGAGGGCCAGGATAACCCTGGCTGAAGCCGAGAGGCAGGCCGCTGAGAAGCTCCGCGAGGCGGCGGAGATAATAAGCGAGCATCCGATGGCCCTCCAGCTCAGGACGCTTCAGACCATAAGCGATGTCGCCGGCGACAAGAGCAACGTTATAATCCTCCCGTTGCCGATGGAGATGCTCAAGCTCTTCCGGAGCCTTGCCGGCACTGCAGAAGTTGCCAAGCTAAAACTGGAAAAAGAGGTCGCAGAGAAGCTTGAGCGTGAAGCGCGGGAGAGGATGGAGTAG
- a CDS encoding nodulation protein NfeD, which translates to MKSGVALVAVVLLLVLFFQPVVHGQERVVYVAKVDGMITGYTVDQFDRYISEAERNGAEAIIIELNTPGGRADAMQEIVTRIQSSSVPVIIYVYPSGGMAASAGTYIALGSHLIAMSPGTVIGACRPILGYGQNGSIVEAPPKITNFYIAYLRELARMSGRNETLAEEFITEDRSVTPDEALRYGVIEVIATDVNDLLQKADGKETKIPVDGKGRVVLHLKDARIVSIESSFRDTVVKYITDPTIAYLLLNLGFIGLIFGFLTPGWHVPETIGAIMLVLGLIGLGYFGYKSAGLVLIVLAMIFFIAEALTPTFGLFTVAGVVTFIIGGIMLFSGTGGEYLVAGETYALLRIAIIAMAVLLGLFFLFGMAAVVRAQKKKPESGREELVGTVGKVVEELNPEGVIKVHGELWKAVSRNGTHVAVGEEVRVVEVRGLTLIVEPAGKRKEV; encoded by the coding sequence ATGAAGTCCGGGGTTGCGCTGGTTGCAGTTGTTCTGCTCCTTGTCCTGTTTTTCCAGCCGGTAGTTCACGGCCAGGAAAGGGTGGTCTATGTCGCGAAGGTAGACGGCATGATAACCGGCTACACGGTTGACCAGTTCGACAGGTACATCAGTGAGGCCGAGAGGAACGGTGCCGAAGCAATCATAATCGAACTGAACACGCCAGGGGGTAGGGCAGATGCGATGCAGGAGATAGTGACAAGAATCCAGAGCTCCAGTGTCCCCGTGATAATTTATGTCTACCCCTCCGGCGGGATGGCTGCATCTGCCGGTACTTACATTGCCCTGGGCTCCCACCTGATAGCGATGTCCCCGGGAACGGTGATAGGCGCCTGCAGGCCGATACTCGGCTACGGCCAGAACGGGAGCATAGTTGAGGCCCCCCCAAAGATAACCAACTTCTACATAGCGTACCTGCGCGAGCTGGCCAGGATGAGCGGCAGGAACGAGACCCTAGCCGAGGAGTTTATAACCGAAGACAGGAGCGTGACCCCGGACGAGGCGCTCAGGTATGGGGTTATAGAGGTCATCGCGACCGATGTTAATGACCTCCTCCAAAAGGCCGACGGGAAGGAGACAAAAATTCCCGTGGACGGGAAGGGGAGGGTTGTCCTTCACCTCAAAGATGCGAGGATTGTCAGCATCGAGTCCTCCTTCCGGGACACGGTCGTCAAGTACATAACCGATCCCACCATCGCGTATCTCCTGCTGAACCTGGGCTTTATAGGGCTTATATTCGGCTTTCTGACTCCTGGCTGGCATGTACCGGAAACCATAGGCGCCATAATGCTCGTCCTCGGCCTCATCGGGCTGGGGTACTTTGGATACAAGAGTGCAGGACTTGTTCTTATAGTCCTTGCGATGATATTCTTCATAGCTGAGGCCCTAACGCCGACCTTTGGCCTGTTCACCGTGGCGGGGGTGGTGACCTTCATCATCGGAGGCATCATGCTCTTCAGCGGAACCGGGGGTGAATACTTGGTGGCAGGAGAGACCTACGCCCTTCTGAGGATTGCAATAATCGCTATGGCGGTTCTCCTTGGTCTGTTCTTCCTGTTCGGAATGGCCGCTGTGGTCAGGGCCCAGAAGAAAAAGCCTGAGTCCGGGAGGGAAGAGCTCGTCGGCACGGTAGGGAAGGTCGTTGAGGAGCTTAACCCCGAGGGCGTTATAAAGGTGCACGGGGAGCTGTGGAAGGCCGTGAGCAGGAACGGGACCCACGTGGCCGTCGGGGAGGAGGTCAGGGTTGTTGAAGTTAGGGGGCTTACCCTTATAGTCGAACCCGCCGGAAAAAGGAAGGAGGTATGA
- a CDS encoding DNA-3-methyladenine glycosylase, with amino-acid sequence MAGIDLKKTTHEMVRNGTWKFENGIFYQAFRDGIAGYDGRNFLFPDSWSRTERKEVREKLSFILGLDTDLDSFYSEIGDSRFAFLIDEFYGLTVPAAPSPYQALVEVIAQQQVSFDFAQRTIENLVRLAGEPLGDIYAFPRPERIATLSDEELKKAKLGYRAGYIKSLTELYLKGELNLELWEWNVDDAIKYLTKFRGIGRWTAELFLAYGLRKNVYPAGDLGLRRGIAKIFGKNVKEVRERDVRELIDPYGKWKGLLAFYILCYDRKTEMERKKK; translated from the coding sequence ATGGCTGGGATTGACCTGAAAAAGACAACCCATGAGATGGTTCGCAACGGCACGTGGAAGTTCGAGAACGGCATCTTCTACCAGGCGTTCCGGGACGGCATAGCCGGCTACGACGGAAGGAACTTCCTCTTTCCGGATTCCTGGTCAAGAACGGAGCGCAAAGAGGTCAGAGAAAAGCTCTCCTTCATCCTGGGCCTCGACACAGACCTCGACTCCTTCTACTCCGAGATAGGAGATTCCCGCTTTGCCTTCCTCATAGACGAGTTCTACGGCCTAACCGTCCCTGCCGCGCCGAGCCCGTACCAGGCTCTGGTTGAGGTGATAGCCCAGCAGCAGGTCAGCTTCGATTTCGCCCAGAGGACCATAGAGAACCTCGTGAGGCTGGCGGGAGAACCCTTGGGAGACATCTACGCCTTTCCCCGTCCTGAGAGAATAGCCACATTGAGTGATGAGGAGCTCAAAAAAGCGAAGCTCGGCTACCGCGCTGGCTACATAAAGAGCCTCACAGAGCTGTACCTCAAAGGAGAGCTCAACCTCGAGCTCTGGGAGTGGAACGTAGATGATGCGATAAAATATCTGACAAAGTTCAGGGGAATAGGAAGGTGGACGGCGGAGCTCTTCCTAGCCTACGGTTTGAGGAAGAACGTTTATCCGGCTGGAGACCTCGGGCTGAGGCGCGGGATAGCAAAGATTTTTGGGAAGAATGTAAAGGAAGTAAGGGAAAGGGATGTCAGGGAGCTAATAGATCCCTACGGAAAGTGGAAGGGACTTCTGGCATTTTACATCCTCTGCTACGACAGGAAGACCGAGATGGAGAGGAAGAAGAAATGA